TCTACAATTGGATGCTCTCTATCCATCACTACATAACGTATTCCATTCACTACTTCTTTTAAAGTAGCACTCAAATGTGTTTTTAGATTTGAAATCGAAATAGTTTCCATAGTCCTTATTCTAGTCATCAGAAGACTATGTCAAGACTAATTTTTAATCTACCGCCGTCGAGGATTAAGCTTGCAAGGTATTTTGCTCTTTCTATATTTTTCGGTCTGAAATAACAATGAGCTAAGTTTCTTTCTAGTAATCTGCATCCAACTTCTCCCATAATTCTATCTCCTTCTATCCCACAAAACTAAAGGCTTAAAGCAAAATCGGACTTTCGTTTCTTTCATAATAAGGTGTTATGAACTAAACGGGGTAAAATTTTGCCTCAATTTAAAAGCCCGACTATTGTGAAGATATACCTCTGGTATCCAAGAAAAACCTGGCTTTAAAAAATGTCAATCTCATTCAAAAGTTAATATTCAACATTGCTCATTATTCATGGTGCTCGCGCCTTTGGTCGAAAGTATCCATTCAGAAAAGAATGTGTCTCTTTCAATCCATTCAAGGTTTTTCTCGCTGAATAGGAATAAACAACTGTTAGCTGCAGCTTTCCCCTTTCGTAAAGGGGTTAGGGGATTTTTTTTAAAACAGTCTGGGCAGTTTTGTGGTTTTGCTTCAAAGCTATTCTCAATCGCCTGCGCCCAAGTTCGTTGTTCGATGAACTCAAGCTTTTCTTTTATTCGGTTGGCGTAGATTCCATAATAACGAATCATTTTTCGGTTTGGTTCAGGTAGAAAAAATAACATCCGCGCCATGAATTCATAAACATCAATTGTTTGTTCTACCTAACCCCAATTTTTTATTACTTGAAATAATTTTACGATAAAGTCCCCTTCCCTTTGAGGGAAGGGGCTACTTGATAGTATCCTGCAATAAGTTAAGATGTGGGGTTAGGTATGAAAAAATCCTGATGCAATATACTCCGCTGTTCTAAATAATGGTTCTTTCTCATCGCCTGCAATCGGCTGAAAATATACATGAAAACCATTTTTGTATTTGTTTTGGATAACAAGAGATTCCGCCTTTGTGATAACTTTTTCTTTTTCGTAATGTTTACAGAATGCCTTCATCCATGAAAATGCAAATTTCTTGTATCTTAAAAACGAGAGATGCAAAACTTCTTTCGTTTCTTTGTGGATAATTGCCGTAGTCCCCACGAGATGAACATGAGGATTAAAATTTAAACTGTCATTTCGAACCTCGCTTGGCGGTAGCGGCGACAGCGGGTGGAACTTCGAGCGTGAGAAATCTATCTGACAAAAGAACGGTTGTATTAAGCAAGATAGACCTCTCACGATGAAGCCGTTCGAGGTGACAGGGGTAACCAATCTTTGTCGCTAATCGTAATTTCTTCTTTTTTAAATTTCAATCTTGCGAATTTGATTAATTCTTTTTTGTAAACTTCCGCTGCTACTGAAATCATATCCTCTACTTCGCATCTTCTTTGAAAAAGTAAATTAGAAACAGTCCCAGGAATTGTAAAGGTTATATGAATATGCCGCAAATCCATATTTAGTATATGGGATAAATTAACAGACCAACCAAAGAGTTTCTTGCGATAGCAAGACAAACAAAGTCTTGATTTACAACTAAATGGAACGATTAAGTTTACGTCGCATTCTTCACAAGAATATCTCTGAAAACCATTCTGAAAATTCCCACAACCTAAAAGCTTTTCCACCTCTTCTATTTTCCCGTCCGAAAGTTCTCCATACTTCGACAAGAATCTTGTGTTATAAATTCTCCGAAACTCTTCCCAGTGATCCATCCAGATAGATTTGTATAGACTCCATCTTTCAAATGCTGGAAGATAAGCGGGTTTACTTTTATCGGTTGAACAAATATACAAAGTAGTTTGGCTCCTACTCTATATAGGTCAGAAAACGAAAAAGTTGTGCAAATTAGCGAAGCCCCAACGGGGCGCAATACTCTTCGCATGGGCGTCCGTTCAACCCATGCAAAAAAAAATCCAAAAGATAGAACCGCAACAGAAACTGCAACGAGGGGATAAGCAATACAAAACCAAGTCTTTGGATATGATATTCAAACCGATGGTAATGTTATCCAAGCTCTTCATTATGCTTACTAGGCGCATTGTTGCATCTAATTAAACCCATCGTAATGCTTTCATTCTTAGCGCATTGTTACATCTAATCAAACCCATCGTAATGTTTTCTTAGCTCATCGTTGTATCTAACTGAACCCATCGTAATGTTTTCTTAGCCCATCGTTGTATCGAATTGAACTCATCGTAATGTGTTCTTAGCTCATCGTTGTATCTAATTAAACTCATCGTAATGTTTTCTTAGCTCATCGTTGTATCTAATTAAACTCATCGTAATGCTTTCTTAGACCTTCATTGTATTTACTAAGCTCATCGTAATGTGTTCTTAGCTCATCGTTGTATCTAATTGAACTCATCGTAATGCTTTCTTAGCCCATCGTTGTATCTAATTAAACCCATCGTAATGCTTTCTTAGACCTTCATTGTATTTACTAAGCTCATCGTAATGCTTTCTTAGCTCATCGTTACATCTAATCAAACCCATCGTAATGCTTTCTTAGCTCATCGTTGTATCTACTAAGTAGTGAAGCATAATTATTTGTAAGAATATAAATACTGAAAGAAATTTCTGACAGGATTAACAGGATTTACATGATAAAACATATCATCCTGTAAATCTTGTTAATCCTGTCTAAAAAAACCTACACAAATAAATTTGTTTTAGGACTTAAGCTCATTGTAATGCTAACCAAACCGCGATATAGTAAATCCCGCCCGGTATTGTAGAATTAAGATTTAATCAAACCTGTGACAATTATCACTGCAATTCTTTAGAAATTGGCAGTAAAAAAGATTCGCATAACACGCTGTAATTTTTAATTTAAACTTAGAGGGATTAGAAGTTTATGAATAAACGAAATCTTTTTATAGCAGCAGGAATTTTATCTGTATTAGCCGCATTTTTAGTCTATGGTTTTTTCTTCAAAAGACCTAATATTGTAAAGCCGAAAGTAGGTCCGATTGTAGAAGCGATTTATGCTCTTGGAACTGTGAAATCAGATGATATCTATATTTTAAAAATGGGAATTACTTCTGGATTAACAAAGCTCTATGTCACAGAAGGAGACCTTGTAGAGAAAGGGCAAAAGCTAATCGCCACAGAGTCTTCTGATTTTTCCTCACCTATTCAGGGAACAGTTTCTCGCATTTATCTCGACAGGGGCGAAACTATAATGCCCGGCATACCGGTATTAACCGTAATGGATTTAACGAAGACATTTATTCAAATTTCTTTAGATCAATCCTCCGCACTCCGAATTAAAAAAGACCAGAAAGCTGAATTGAGTTTTGAAAATCTACGTGGCACAAAGATTACAGGAACTGTTCAAAAGATTTATCCCTCCGATGGACAATTTATTGTTCGTCTAAAAACTGAATCTTTACCGGCAGGAATTCTCCCAGGTATGACGGCTGACGCTGCCATTGAAGTTGCTAAACGCGAAAATGCTACACTCATTCCTGCTAATTCAATTCATAGAGGACAGGTTCGAATTTTGCGAGCAGGAAAAACGATTACTTTAAATGTAAAAATTGGAGCGGTAAATGGAGAATTGGCGGAAATACTAGATGGGCAGGTTTTACCCGAAGATGAAATTCTTATCGGTAAAGAGCCATGATCTTTCTCGCTCTCAAACAACTATTCGCTAGACCACAACAGACCTTTCTTACTTTTCTAGCCATCGTGATTGGCTCTGTAGGCTATATTGTATTTTCCAGTATCATGCTCGGCTTTCAGGAATACATCATCGAGCAGTTGGTAAACAGTGATGCACAAATTCGAATTTCCCCTAGAGATGAAACCATTTCCGAAAAAACATTTCACGAGATATTCTTTCCTGACTCTACAATCAAGTGGATTAAACCTCCATCGGGGAAAACAGACAATAGCCGCTTAGACAATATCCAATGGTGGAATGAGAAACTAGAAAAGGATAAAGAAGTAATCGCATTTTCTCCCCAGTTAGTTAGACAGGTTACCTTTATCCAGGGAAAACTTTTATTCCCTGCAAAGATAATAGGCGTTATCCCTGAAACACAAACTAAAATCACAAACACAGACAAATACAGCGTGGAAGGCGGGAAACTAAAAAATCTAAGTGAGGGAGATTCCCTTGCTATCATTGGCGTAAATCTAAAAAACAAAATGGGTGTAATGCTAAATGACGTTGTCCAGGTAGGAATTCCAGGCAAACAAATCACTCCTCTTAAAATCATTGGAATCATTCAAACAGGCAACCGAATGATCGATGATTCTCTTTGTTATACATCCATTACAACCCTACAACGAATCACCGAATCACCCGGAGAAATTTCTGATATTGTAGTGAGGGTAAATGATGTTAGCCATGCAAGAAATATGGCAGAAGATTGGTCTCAGTTCACTCGTGATAAAGTAGAAAGTTGGGATCAGGCAAATGAAAGTATCATGTCCGTTTTTAATACCCAAAATATAATCCGAAATACAATTACAGTCATCATTATTTTAATAATCGCCTTTGGAATTTATAATATTCTAAACATGGTAGTCAATGGCAAGAAGAGAGATATAGCCATTTTGCGCTCGATTGGTTACGAGGAAATGGATATTATTATTTTGTTTCTAATTCAGGGTTTGATTCTAGGAATTACCGGTGCAATAGCAGGAAGTGTATTTGGTTTTTTTGTAGCTAAGTATGTAAGCACGATAGAAGTATTCAAAGGAAAAAACATGGTTACCGGCACGAATCATTTAATGGTTTCTTATAATATTTTGATTTATCTAAAGGGTATGGGTTTCACCATATTTGCCTCTCTTGTATCTAGTATGATTCCCGCCCGCGCTGCTGCCAAAATCTCGCCAATTGAAATTATAAGGGGGTCTTAATGTATACTGGAATTGATTGTATTTCCCTGAATCGTTCTTTTGGAAATCCTCCTCTAGAGATTTTAAAATCCATTAGCCTTCAAATCCCCAAAGGTCAATTTGTATCTGTAACCGGAAGATCAGGCTCCGGCAAATCAACATTACTTTATGCATTAAGTGGACTTGATAAAATCACTTCCGGCAAAGTATTATTTTCCGGTGAAAGTATCCATGATATGCCAGAGAAACAATTAAACCTATTTCGAAATTTTAAAATGGGATTCGTATTTCAATTTCATTATCTATTACCAGAAATTACCGTTTTAGAAAATGTCCTTATGCCCGCCCGCAAAACCAATTTACACAAAACAAAAGAAGCAGAAGCCAAAAAGATTCTAGAAGACTTCTCTTTATCCCACTGCATAGACAAAGTGCCCGGTCAAATATCAGGCGGTGAATCGCAACGCGTATCCATTGCGCGAGCCCTCATCATGAGACCTGAATATATTTTTGCAGATGAGCCAACAGGCAATCTAGATTCTGTCAACGGAGAAAAAGTCTTAGAGTTATTTCGAAAAGTCAATCTGGATTATAAAACTACAATTGTAATGGTGACTCACGACTCCGGCTACGCCAAATTAGCCCAAAGAACAATAGGACTAAGTGATGGTCAGTTAGAATCGGATACTATGAATTAAGCATTATTCCCACACCTTACTGAACGTATTTGTTTGAATATTTCTTGGTGATTTTTATCATTCGATTATTAGGGATTTCAAAAGAATAAGACAAGACTTGTTAGTTTAAGAATTCTTTTCTATCTTAGCAGGTCTCTAACATTGAAAGAGAAACATTCAGAAAAACAAGATTGGCATTCATTAACTGTAGAAGAAGTTTTAGAAAACTTAAAAGTGCAAAAGCAAGGTCTTTCTTCCACAGAAGCAAAAATACGTTTAGAGCAATATGGAAAAAATCAATTAACAGAGGTAGCGCGACCCGGTTTTATTTCATTATTATGGGCACAACTAAATAACTTTGTTGTAATCTTACTAATCATTGCATCGTTAATCTCTGGCTTGCTTGGTGACTATATAGAGTCAATTGCTATCATGGCAATTGTTGTTTTAAATTCTATTCTCGGAATAGTTCAGGAAGAGAAAGCAGAACAAGCATTAGCCGCTCTAAAAAAATTAGCCACACCGGATACACAGGTGATTCGAGACAATCTAAGGTGTTCGATTCCTTCCTATGATTTAGTTCCGGGTGATATCGTATATCTGGAAGCTGGAAATTTTATTCCTGCCGATTTACGCTTAATTGAAACATTTAATCTACGAATTGAAGAAGCTTCTCTCACTGGAGAATCACAGCCCATTCAAAAAGATTCTTCCGTTATTCTTGGAAAAAAAGCTCCTTTAGGAGACAGAAAGAATACAGCTTTTATGGGAACAGTCGTAAACTATGGTCGCGGATACGGCGTAGTAACCAATACAGGAATTCATACACAGTTAGGACAAATTGCAGAGATGTTGCAAGCTGTGGATACGGAGGAGACTCCACTCCAAAGAAGACTGGATGAATTAGGAAGAACGCTAAGTATTGGTTCGCTGATTTTAGTCGCAGTTGTTTTTATTCTGGCATTATACAATCAAACGAATATACATGAGTTATTTACAAACCCATCTTCCTATTTTAAAGAGTTTGCAGGTGAAATCACAAATGTATTTATTATTGCCATTAGCCTTGCAATTGCAGCAGTGCCGGAAGGACTTCCTGCCGTTGTTACAATTTCACTCGCTTTAGGTATGAAGGAAATGATTGGGCGCCATGTCTTGATTCGTAAACTGTCTTCGGTTGAAACGCTTGGCTCTGCAACTGTAATTTGTTCCGACAAAACAGGAACTCTTACTCAAAACAAAATGACAGTAACTCGCCTTTGGGCAAGCAATCAATGCATAGAAATAGCCGGCTCAGGTTACACGCCTATAGGAGATTTTTATATAAAGAAGCAGAAAGTGGATATTGAAAAGTATCCGGCACTTCTTTCTACACTCTGGCTGTGTTTATTAAATAATGATGCAATACTAGAAACGATAGGCGATACAGACTCCTATAAAATCATTGGCGATCCCACAGAAGGTTCTCTTGTAGTTGCCGCCCTTAAAACCGGTGCAATTCATTCGGAGATTAATAAAGCGTATCCTCGTATCGACGAAATCCCATTTGATTCAGAGCGAAAAAGAATGATTACTGTTCATAAAATTCTTGCGCCTACCAAAGAGGATATTTCTTTTTTTTCGAATGAAGACTATAACGGCTGGAATATCATTACCATTAAAGGAGCACCAGATATAATTCTGGATCTCTGCAATCAGTATCAAGCAATGGATAATAAGCATTATCCATTAACGAAAGAAATTCGGGAGCAAATACTAGCAGCAAATAATTCTATGGGCAAAGATGCATTACGCGTAATTGGAGTAGCATACCGCCTACAAAAAGAAATTCAAAAAGAATCAAAAAAAATAAACACTACGGAATTAGAAAGAGATCTTATATTTGTAGGTTTAGCAGGCATGATAGATCCACCCCATGCAGAAGTAAAGCAAGCCCTCTTAGTTGCGCGTAATGCAGGAATCCGCACAATTATGATTACAGGTGACTTCTCCAATACGGCAGTTGCCATTGCAGAAGAAATAGGACTACTTCGACCGGGTAAAAAAGTAATGACCGGTGCAGAGATGGACAAAGTCAGTCAAGAGGGACTTCAAGCGATTATTCAAAACACAGATGTTTTTTCCAGAGTCTCACCAGAACATAAAATGCGCATTGTAGAAGCGCTACAGTCGAACAATGAAATCGTAGCAATGACTGGAGATGGAGTAAATGATGGTCCTGCCATTAAAAAAGCTGACATCGGAATTGCCATGGGAATTACAGGAACAGATGTGGCAAAAGAAACAGCCGATATGGTTCTTACGGATGATAACTACGCAAGCATTGTAGCTGCTGTTGAGCAAGGACGAATTATATACAGCAATATTCGTAAGTTTGTATTCTATTTGCTTTCGTCCAATGTGTCGGAGATAATGATAATTTTCCTCGCGACGTTAACCGGTTTACCAGCACCTTTAACCGCTATTCAATTGCTATGGCTAAACCTAATTACAGATGGAGCTCCCGCCTTAGCACTTGCTATGGAAAAAGGTGATTTTAACACAATGAATCAAAAACCTCGTGCAAAATATGAGGCAGTGGTAAACCGTTCAATGGGTATCGGAATTTTAATTCAGACAATTGTTCAGACAGTTTCCGTTTTGGGTGCTTTCATAATTGGTTTGTATCAAAATTTAGAGCTAAACTCTGTTATCCCCTCCGATGAGAATTGGTTTTTCTCTGTGATGAATCATAATTGGCGTGGTGCGAATATTCAAACAGCAGAGACAATGGCATTTGTAACACTGTCTCTTGCTGAATTATTTAGAGCTTACACAGTTCGTTCAGAGAAAGCTTCCTTATTTCAAATCGGTATATTTTCAAATAAGTATATGCAATACGCAGTAGGAATATCCCTCCTATTATTGTTTGCTGTTTGCTTTATTCCATTTCTCCAACCGATTTTTAATACTCATTTTCTTTCTATCAATGAGTGGATACTCGTTATATGTCTCGCAAGTATGCCAGCAGTTGCCGAAGAAATTACAAAATTTTTCTTAAGAATGAAAAATTAATTTCTAGGAGGTAAATCAATATTCCTCCTTGGCAACTAAAGGAACTGTCCACAAGTCATGCAAATTACACTTAGCAAATACTTTTATTTTTTCAGGGTCATGGTCTCTTGGATTTAAGGAAAGAATTGCGGTTGGTTGACTTCCACGGTCAATGTATTTTACATCCAAATCTGCCGATTGCTCATCCATGATGCCAATGACTTCAATATAATGTCTTTCTGAAAATTTCTTTCCTAATACTTTTACTGTAATATTCTCTTTAGATTTGGACTTGTTGAAAATGATTTCTGGCAAATGGTCATTTACCACTGACTCCCATTCGGCTGGATTATCCTTTGTGTATTCCTTTTGGGGTGAAATGGCTCTGCTTGCGACATCCGAGCTGTCGGGTCGATCTTCCACCTCTTCAATTTCTTCCTCATTTCCCGTGCAATTTAAGAGGAGTAAAACGATTATCCCCAAAATTAGGGATAATCGTATATAGCTTAGGTTTGTTTCTTTTTTCATATAATCTTCTTTCCTTATTCTTTATTACTTTTAAAGAATATTCTTTAATTCTTTTGACGGTATACTTTCACTATGCCGCCAATCTTGCCTGTTGTTAAATATAAGTAGTTAAGTCCAGAGTAGACGGATGACATTCCATCGAATACCTGCAAATTGTTTGATGCATCACCTAAACCATCCACTCCTATCTGACTGAAGTCAGCCGTCACAATTGGGTTAGCTGTATTAGTCCGCCAAATTTCTACACCTGTGGTTGGATTGTCGAAACCAACATAGAGATATGTTCCGTTAGTTACCAATAGAGACAACGTTCGATTATTACCATCACCCATCGAAGTTTGACCGGAACCATTGTTTGCGACTAACGTCCAGTCTCCAGGATCACAAGCAGTTGCTGTTGCTGGCAGCGGCAAAGATACAGTAGCCGGTGAGCACTTCCATAGCTGAGCAAACCTATTTGCTATAGGGCAAGCACAGTCGTCAGCCGATAGATTAGGACAGGTATAATTTTCACAGGTATTACGGGCTACGAAGAGTTTGCCCTGAAATACTGCCATCTGAGGAAATGCTTTATCCTGTGGCGAAAAATCAAATAGTTTAGGTAAATATCTAGAAAAACGTGTATTTGCATTATTCCAAGCTGCATCACTGGGGGTAATTACTGTTAGATCCGTTCCTAAAGCAGGAGCAGCAATCGTCCCGCGCACCAGACCACCATCATTCCCACTCAAAGAACATCCTCCACCGCCGGTATACATAAGCCCGTTAAAATCCATGAAGGTATCTAGAGAGACATTATTACTCAGACTAAAACTATCACAGGCAGCAGAAACTGCCGGAAAATTGTTCCCGCTAATAGTAGCTCCCACACCTGTCGGTGCAGCATAACCTCTTTGCGTTGTATTAGGAGCGGATAATGCCCCGAAGGCGGAAACATAGGCAAGCTTAGGAGCTCCACCGCCTGAGTCAGGAAAACTCAACCAAAGGGAGTTATTAAAAACTCGCGTCGCTATAAAGCCACGTAAATTGCCACCAGAAATTATACCGCTGAACTTCATATACTGGAAACTCGGACATGCATCTGTATCGGTGGTTACATAAATATCTCTTAAGTTACCCCCAGAATAATAGGAGCCACCAAAAAGATACTCCACTCCCAATATTGTCCCCGAAGTGAATAAACCACGACCATTCTGATTATTCGAACCACACCCCGCAGAGTTAGCTGTGCAACCAGATCTTCCAAAGGATGGGAAAAGTTGCGATGGAGTAACACCGTAAGCTGAGTTGAGGCTAATGCCTGTTGGATCTTGGTGAAGACCAAAGCTGAAATTAACAGGATTACTTCCATCAGGCTCAAAGTGAATACCGCCCGTTCCATTCTCGTTAGGACCTAGATACACTCGATTATTAAAAGAAAAAATATAAGAGAAATCAGTAAGTCCTGTTCCAAATGGATCGCTAGCAAGAGGACCATCTACAAAGTTTTGAGGTGGGACACCGCAACCGTTAAACGAAACACGATCATGAGGAGAGACTTGCACATTTTCAGTATCGCCCGCGTTTCTAATAGAGAATGGAGTTACCCAAAGAAATCCACCGGATGTATTATTGAACCCATCTCCATCTAGTGCATTGGCTACGGCTATTGTGTATTGTCCGCCACCTTGCAATTCTGGATGAGTAATACAAACTTTGGAAGAGTCGGCTGCTGCTCCACCGCATACAGACCCATCTAGAATTTTTGCGGTCGTTGGAGTAAGAACAGTAGAGCCAGTTATCGCATAACGTTTTTGACATTCCGTGCTTGTTGTGCAACCTGCAGATTTAGGAATGTCCAGTCCTGGAAAAACTGGTTTAGAAAAGGAAAGAATTAAACTTGTAGTAACAACGCAAGCAGCAGAGGAAGTTTTCAATTGTTCATTTCCTGTAAAGTCTGCATTATTTGGACAGCTTAGAGTTACCGGCTGTAAATCGTGAATGGCTGTCTTACTGGCAAGGAGACTATAGCTCTTAGCCCCAATTTGGGAAGCGCTTAGAGTTATATCATACGTTGTTCCGGAAACACTTAAAACAGATACAATGCTAAAATCAGTAGTCTGC
This region of Leptospiraceae bacterium genomic DNA includes:
- a CDS encoding transposase zinc-binding domain-containing protein, whose amino-acid sequence is MYICSTDKSKPAYLPAFERWSLYKSIWMDHWEEFRRIYNTRFLSKYGELSDGKIEEVEKLLGCGNFQNGFQRYSCEECDVNLIVPFSCKSRLCLSCYRKKLFGWSVNLSHILNMDLRHIHITFTIPGTVSNLLFQRRCEVEDMISVAAEVYKKELIKFARLKFKKEEITISDKDWLPLSPRTASS
- a CDS encoding efflux RND transporter periplasmic adaptor subunit, whose product is MNKRNLFIAAGILSVLAAFLVYGFFFKRPNIVKPKVGPIVEAIYALGTVKSDDIYILKMGITSGLTKLYVTEGDLVEKGQKLIATESSDFSSPIQGTVSRIYLDRGETIMPGIPVLTVMDLTKTFIQISLDQSSALRIKKDQKAELSFENLRGTKITGTVQKIYPSDGQFIVRLKTESLPAGILPGMTADAAIEVAKRENATLIPANSIHRGQVRILRAGKTITLNVKIGAVNGELAEILDGQVLPEDEILIGKEP
- a CDS encoding ABC transporter permease, whose amino-acid sequence is MIFLALKQLFARPQQTFLTFLAIVIGSVGYIVFSSIMLGFQEYIIEQLVNSDAQIRISPRDETISEKTFHEIFFPDSTIKWIKPPSGKTDNSRLDNIQWWNEKLEKDKEVIAFSPQLVRQVTFIQGKLLFPAKIIGVIPETQTKITNTDKYSVEGGKLKNLSEGDSLAIIGVNLKNKMGVMLNDVVQVGIPGKQITPLKIIGIIQTGNRMIDDSLCYTSITTLQRITESPGEISDIVVRVNDVSHARNMAEDWSQFTRDKVESWDQANESIMSVFNTQNIIRNTITVIIILIIAFGIYNILNMVVNGKKRDIAILRSIGYEEMDIIILFLIQGLILGITGAIAGSVFGFFVAKYVSTIEVFKGKNMVTGTNHLMVSYNILIYLKGMGFTIFASLVSSMIPARAAAKISPIEIIRGS
- a CDS encoding ABC transporter ATP-binding protein, which codes for MYTGIDCISLNRSFGNPPLEILKSISLQIPKGQFVSVTGRSGSGKSTLLYALSGLDKITSGKVLFSGESIHDMPEKQLNLFRNFKMGFVFQFHYLLPEITVLENVLMPARKTNLHKTKEAEAKKILEDFSLSHCIDKVPGQISGGESQRVSIARALIMRPEYIFADEPTGNLDSVNGEKVLELFRKVNLDYKTTIVMVTHDSGYAKLAQRTIGLSDGQLESDTMN
- a CDS encoding cation-translocating P-type ATPase, whose amino-acid sequence is MKEKHSEKQDWHSLTVEEVLENLKVQKQGLSSTEAKIRLEQYGKNQLTEVARPGFISLLWAQLNNFVVILLIIASLISGLLGDYIESIAIMAIVVLNSILGIVQEEKAEQALAALKKLATPDTQVIRDNLRCSIPSYDLVPGDIVYLEAGNFIPADLRLIETFNLRIEEASLTGESQPIQKDSSVILGKKAPLGDRKNTAFMGTVVNYGRGYGVVTNTGIHTQLGQIAEMLQAVDTEETPLQRRLDELGRTLSIGSLILVAVVFILALYNQTNIHELFTNPSSYFKEFAGEITNVFIIAISLAIAAVPEGLPAVVTISLALGMKEMIGRHVLIRKLSSVETLGSATVICSDKTGTLTQNKMTVTRLWASNQCIEIAGSGYTPIGDFYIKKQKVDIEKYPALLSTLWLCLLNNDAILETIGDTDSYKIIGDPTEGSLVVAALKTGAIHSEINKAYPRIDEIPFDSERKRMITVHKILAPTKEDISFFSNEDYNGWNIITIKGAPDIILDLCNQYQAMDNKHYPLTKEIREQILAANNSMGKDALRVIGVAYRLQKEIQKESKKINTTELERDLIFVGLAGMIDPPHAEVKQALLVARNAGIRTIMITGDFSNTAVAIAEEIGLLRPGKKVMTGAEMDKVSQEGLQAIIQNTDVFSRVSPEHKMRIVEALQSNNEIVAMTGDGVNDGPAIKKADIGIAMGITGTDVAKETADMVLTDDNYASIVAAVEQGRIIYSNIRKFVFYLLSSNVSEIMIIFLATLTGLPAPLTAIQLLWLNLITDGAPALALAMEKGDFNTMNQKPRAKYEAVVNRSMGIGILIQTIVQTVSVLGAFIIGLYQNLELNSVIPSDENWFFSVMNHNWRGANIQTAETMAFVTLSLAELFRAYTVRSEKASLFQIGIFSNKYMQYAVGISLLLLFAVCFIPFLQPIFNTHFLSINEWILVICLASMPAVAEEITKFFLRMKN